Proteins co-encoded in one Bacteroidales bacterium genomic window:
- a CDS encoding four helix bundle protein → MKENDLLDRTFNFGVRCLKHLKTYPNTSEYSIIKYQLGKSSTSVGANYEESQAGSSKADFKNKVRIALKEARESNYWLRVLNALEDNPGDELDFLVKESIEIKNILASIINKLNQ, encoded by the coding sequence ATGAAAGAGAATGATTTACTGGATAGGACTTTTAACTTTGGTGTGCGATGCTTAAAGCATTTGAAAACCTATCCCAATACTTCCGAATATTCAATCATTAAATATCAACTGGGTAAATCTTCAACCTCAGTCGGTGCTAATTATGAAGAATCCCAGGCTGGTTCTTCAAAAGCAGATTTTAAAAATAAAGTCAGGATAGCACTGAAAGAAGCTCGTGAATCCAATTATTGGCTAAGAGTTTTAAATGCACTTGAAGATAATCCAGGTGATGAGTTGGATTTTCTGGTAAAAGAAAGTATAGAAATTAAAAATATTTTAGCCAGTATTATCAATAAATTAAACCAATAA
- a CDS encoding NAD-dependent epimerase/dehydratase family protein, which yields MLKVGITGQAGFIGTHLFNTLGLFPDKFQRIPFRDEYFKEASWLREFVKQCDTIVHLAAMNRHNNPEVIYNTNIGLVRQLLAACEETKSTPHILFSSSTQEDRDNLYGKSKKEGRELFEQWVLNNNAPFTGFVIPNVFGPFGHPYYNSVVATFCHQLTHNETPKIDVDGEIKLIFVGELVSEIIDHIEMMSEEEDTAIADTVFVDHSATIKVSSLLSKLEQYKTNYFKNGMIPDLNNSFDRNLWNTFLCYLDHSNFFPFHLKLNTDSRGSFVETMKLNSGGQVSFSTTKPGITRGNHFHTRKAERFAVIKGKARIELRRIGTDKVITFNLDGSQPSFVDMPVWYTHNITNIGEEELYTIFWINEHFNPDDPDTYFEKV from the coding sequence ATGCTAAAAGTAGGAATTACCGGCCAGGCAGGTTTTATAGGAACACATTTGTTTAACACGTTAGGGTTATTTCCCGATAAATTCCAACGCATTCCTTTCCGTGACGAGTATTTCAAGGAAGCATCATGGCTACGGGAATTCGTTAAACAATGCGACACCATCGTCCACCTCGCCGCAATGAACCGGCACAACAACCCCGAAGTCATCTACAACACCAACATTGGACTCGTTAGACAACTCCTTGCTGCCTGCGAAGAAACAAAATCAACACCCCACATCCTCTTCTCCTCCTCAACCCAGGAAGACCGCGACAACCTGTACGGAAAATCCAAGAAAGAGGGGCGTGAGCTATTCGAACAATGGGTGCTAAACAACAACGCTCCATTTACCGGATTTGTCATACCTAATGTTTTTGGCCCTTTCGGACATCCATATTATAACTCTGTGGTGGCTACCTTCTGCCACCAACTCACACACAATGAAACCCCAAAAATTGATGTGGACGGCGAAATCAAACTGATCTTTGTCGGAGAACTTGTCAGTGAAATCATAGATCACATCGAAATGATGAGTGAGGAGGAAGATACTGCCATTGCCGATACCGTATTTGTAGATCACAGCGCCACCATCAAAGTATCCTCCCTGCTCTCAAAACTTGAACAATACAAAACCAACTACTTCAAAAACGGAATGATCCCGGACCTCAACAATTCCTTCGACCGAAACCTATGGAACACTTTCCTTTGCTATCTCGATCACAGCAACTTCTTCCCATTCCACCTGAAGCTCAACACTGACAGCAGGGGTAGTTTTGTCGAAACGATGAAACTGAACAGCGGCGGACAGGTCTCCTTCTCCACCACTAAGCCCGGAATCACCCGCGGCAACCATTTCCACACACGCAAAGCAGAACGCTTTGCCGTCATCAAAGGAAAAGCCCGGATTGAACTCCGGAGGATCGGAACAGATAAAGTGATCACCTTCAACCTCGACGGAAGCCAGCCCTCATTTGTGGACATGCCCGTCTGGTACACCCACAATATCACCAACATCGGAGAAGAGGAACTCTATACCATCTTCTGGATTAATGAACACTTCAACCCTGACGATCCCGACACTTATTTTGAAAAGGTTTAA
- a CDS encoding polysaccharide biosynthesis protein — MSNHTTLLITGGTGSFGNAVLRRFLADDTFSEIRILSRDEKKQDDMRQFYHNNKIKYYIGDTRDRRSVDTAMAGVDYVFQAAALKQVPSCEFFPMEAVRTNVMGAENVLDSAIQHQVKNVVVLSTDKAVYPINAMGMSKALSEKLMVAKSRGLNGTGTIFSGTRYGNVMASRGSVIPLFIEQIKAGRPVTITDPEMTRFMMTLDDAVELVWFAFNNAANGDMFVQKAPAATVEVLALALKDLYNAGNPINIIGTRHGEKLFETLVNREEMAKAVDMGQYYRIPADNRDLNYGKYFTEGEARVSEVQDYTSHNTERIDVEAMKELLMKLPIIRKDILGQDITHIYEP, encoded by the coding sequence ATGTCAAACCACACCACCCTTCTCATCACCGGCGGAACCGGCTCCTTCGGGAATGCTGTTTTAAGAAGATTTCTTGCTGACGACACTTTCAGCGAGATCAGAATACTCAGCCGCGACGAAAAAAAGCAGGACGACATGCGGCAGTTTTACCACAACAACAAAATTAAATACTACATCGGAGATACCCGCGACAGACGCTCGGTTGACACAGCCATGGCTGGGGTAGACTATGTCTTTCAGGCTGCTGCACTCAAGCAGGTACCATCCTGTGAGTTCTTCCCCATGGAGGCCGTCAGGACAAACGTGATGGGAGCAGAAAACGTCCTTGACAGCGCAATACAGCATCAGGTAAAAAATGTGGTGGTACTCAGCACTGATAAGGCTGTTTACCCCATCAATGCAATGGGAATGAGCAAGGCGTTAAGCGAAAAACTCATGGTGGCCAAAAGCCGTGGGTTAAATGGAACCGGGACAATTTTTTCCGGAACGAGATATGGAAATGTTATGGCATCCAGAGGCTCGGTAATACCGCTTTTCATCGAACAAATAAAAGCTGGAAGGCCGGTAACCATTACCGATCCTGAGATGACCCGCTTTATGATGACCCTCGATGATGCAGTGGAGCTCGTGTGGTTTGCCTTCAACAATGCAGCTAATGGAGATATGTTTGTACAAAAAGCACCTGCCGCAACCGTTGAAGTGCTGGCGCTTGCATTAAAGGATCTTTACAATGCAGGCAACCCGATCAATATTATCGGTACCCGCCACGGCGAAAAACTATTTGAAACCCTGGTCAACAGGGAAGAAATGGCTAAAGCTGTTGACATGGGACAATATTACCGCATCCCTGCCGACAACCGCGACCTCAACTATGGAAAATATTTTACCGAAGGCGAGGCCAGGGTCTCGGAAGTGCAGGACTACACATCCCATAACACCGAAAGGATTGATGTGGAAGCAATGAAAGAACTCCTCATGAAGCTCCCCATCATCCGAAAAGACATCCTCGGCCAGGACATCACCCACATCTACGAACCCTAA
- a CDS encoding winged helix-turn-helix transcriptional regulator, giving the protein MPDKVIETLRAKYLISPIRYEGLQRIEELEYPEEALREAILNAIIHKDYTGVHIQLSVYDEKIVLWNPGRLPDEIPIDKLFQKHPSIPRNRYIADIFFKAGYIEAWGRGIDKIKQGFLNAGKPNPLFEELGNGLMVTLYKSTPASATNMVVEKVVEKVVENLSENQKQIIELVRRDMYITAFVIAKEIGISHRKVQENMAKLKEMGILKRIGPAKGGHWQIIDKQKE; this is encoded by the coding sequence ATGCCTGACAAAGTCATCGAAACCCTCCGTGCAAAATACCTGATTTCACCTATCAGATACGAAGGTCTTCAACGGATCGAAGAACTGGAATATCCGGAAGAAGCTTTAAGGGAGGCCATTCTTAACGCAATCATCCACAAAGATTACACTGGTGTCCACATACAGTTAAGCGTCTATGATGAAAAAATCGTCTTATGGAATCCCGGAAGGTTGCCGGATGAAATACCCATTGATAAACTTTTTCAGAAGCATCCATCCATACCCAGAAACAGGTATATAGCTGACATTTTTTTTAAAGCAGGCTATATTGAAGCATGGGGAAGGGGCATTGATAAAATCAAACAAGGTTTTCTTAATGCAGGAAAACCCAATCCGCTTTTCGAAGAGTTAGGGAATGGCTTGATGGTTACCTTGTATAAATCCACTCCCGCATCAGCAACCAATATGGTCGTAGAAAAGGTCGTAGAAAAGGTCGTAGAAAACCTCTCCGAAAACCAAAAGCAAATCATTGAATTAGTTAGGAGAGATATGTATATTACTGCTTTCGTGATTGCCAAAGAAATTGGTATTTCACACCGTAAGGTGCAGGAAAATATGGCTAAGCTGAAAGAAATGGGCATTCTCAAACGCATCGGCCCCGCTAAAGGCGGCCACTGGCAAATAATTGACAAGCAAAAAGAATAA
- a CDS encoding putative DNA binding domain-containing protein codes for MCAFANSQGGSLFVGVKDDASVAGINDSKRLLEEIPNKTLHSLGVYVDLVLHKNDELEYLEIKVQSNTVPISLKGVYYVRSGSTTQELKGAALQEFILKKMGRTFDDLSVPGTSTVDIDIKPIRKFLRKAITANRLATESDTDNLQNILSNLRLINDNGELKNAAILLFGKDPLRFFNSVSFRIGRFGANDHDLRF; via the coding sequence ATTTGTGCATTTGCCAATTCACAGGGTGGTAGTTTATTTGTTGGTGTTAAGGACGATGCAAGCGTTGCTGGTATAAATGATAGTAAAAGGTTGCTAGAGGAAATCCCCAATAAAACCCTTCATTCACTTGGAGTTTATGTCGATTTGGTTTTGCATAAGAATGACGAACTTGAATACCTTGAAATAAAAGTGCAGTCAAACACTGTGCCCATCTCCCTAAAAGGAGTCTATTATGTAAGAAGTGGCAGTACCACACAGGAACTTAAAGGTGCAGCACTACAGGAATTCATCCTGAAAAAAATGGGGCGCACATTTGATGATTTATCAGTACCAGGTACCAGTACTGTTGATATTGACATAAAACCAATCAGGAAATTTCTTCGAAAAGCCATCACAGCCAACCGCCTGGCAACCGAATCAGATACTGATAATCTGCAAAATATTCTTTCAAACCTAAGGCTAATTAACGATAATGGGGAGCTTAAAAATGCTGCAATACTTCTTTTCGGCAAAGACCCTCTCCGTTTTTTCAATTCGGTAAGTTTCAGAATTGGACGTTTTGGTGCTAATGATCATGATCTTAGGTTTTAG
- a CDS encoding GxxExxY protein — protein MEEFPFKYECYQIIGSCMEVHKSLGPGFLEAVYQEALTNEFEEAGIPFVKEKILDVWYKGKMLQKKYVADFLCFNEVIVELKAMDGLNPEHIAQVLNYLKACNKKIGLLINFGNRSLQYKRVIL, from the coding sequence ATGGAAGAATTTCCTTTTAAATACGAGTGTTATCAAATAATCGGGAGTTGCATGGAGGTACATAAATCTCTTGGTCCTGGATTTCTTGAAGCTGTATATCAGGAAGCGCTTACAAATGAATTTGAAGAGGCGGGGATACCCTTTGTTAAAGAAAAAATACTTGATGTTTGGTATAAAGGAAAGATGCTTCAAAAAAAATATGTTGCAGATTTTCTTTGCTTTAACGAAGTTATTGTTGAACTTAAAGCTATGGATGGATTAAATCCTGAGCACATCGCACAGGTATTGAATTACCTGAAGGCCTGTAATAAAAAAATCGGTTTGCTAATCAATTTTGGGAACCGAAGTCTTCAGTATAAGCGTGTTATTCTTTGA
- a CDS encoding putative DNA binding domain-containing protein, whose protein sequence is MPDFNLHNIEKIAELGEGQFIEFKESFDKSLQKEIVAFANASGGAIYLGITDKGMLKGLDISNRLKSQIQDIAYNCDPSIIINLIEKDQILVVEVPEGKNKPYSCSSGFFMRMGANSQKMTRNEILSLAIKSGKVRFDEQICPNFDWKDFDDEKFTYYLKLAGISFNLPKEEILQNLRVLTNDGMTNAGVLYFAKQPYKYVISSKIRCIHFNDDERIDILDKKEVDRGIIGNIEFAINYLRELIPVRYEIKDIKRKEFPEYPVEAYREAIVNAIIHFDYFLGDTIAIEKLKSKIIINNKGELLFPESDFGKRSEARNRLLVDLLARTDFMEKAGTGVKRVKDACADNGNKVDFRFTDAFWITMHSNENASNKVPDKVPDKVPDNLTENQQKILKLVAQNKTVSMSEMAENIGISKRKVLDNINKLKKNGILKRIGPAKGGHWQVIDRQKE, encoded by the coding sequence ATGCCTGACTTTAACCTACATAACATAGAAAAAATCGCCGAACTGGGTGAAGGGCAATTCATCGAATTCAAAGAGTCGTTCGATAAAAGTCTCCAAAAAGAAATTGTTGCTTTTGCCAATGCTTCCGGAGGCGCTATTTACTTGGGCATTACTGACAAAGGAATGCTCAAAGGGCTTGATATTTCGAACAGGTTAAAATCACAAATACAAGACATTGCTTACAATTGCGATCCGTCAATAATCATTAACCTGATTGAAAAAGATCAAATCCTGGTAGTCGAAGTTCCCGAAGGCAAAAACAAACCCTATTCTTGCTCAAGTGGCTTCTTCATGCGCATGGGCGCCAATTCCCAGAAAATGACAAGGAATGAGATTTTATCCCTTGCTATCAAATCAGGAAAAGTAAGATTCGACGAACAAATCTGTCCCAATTTTGACTGGAAAGACTTTGATGATGAAAAATTTACATACTACCTGAAACTGGCCGGAATTTCATTCAACCTGCCGAAAGAAGAAATTTTGCAAAACCTGCGGGTGCTGACTAATGATGGCATGACCAATGCCGGTGTACTCTATTTTGCAAAACAACCATACAAATATGTGATCAGCTCTAAAATCAGATGCATACATTTTAATGATGATGAACGGATTGATATACTTGATAAAAAAGAGGTAGACAGAGGCATCATTGGAAACATAGAGTTTGCGATAAACTATCTTAGAGAGCTGATACCTGTTCGATATGAAATTAAGGACATCAAACGAAAAGAGTTCCCTGAATATCCAGTTGAGGCTTACAGGGAAGCAATTGTCAATGCTATTATCCATTTTGACTACTTTTTAGGCGACACTATTGCCATCGAGAAATTAAAAAGTAAAATTATCATCAATAACAAAGGCGAACTTCTTTTCCCAGAATCAGATTTTGGAAAACGAAGCGAGGCCAGAAACCGACTACTCGTTGATTTATTAGCAAGAACCGATTTTATGGAGAAAGCAGGAACTGGTGTTAAACGAGTTAAAGATGCCTGTGCCGATAATGGAAACAAAGTTGACTTTCGCTTTACAGATGCCTTTTGGATAACCATGCATTCAAATGAAAATGCCAGCAATAAGGTCCCCGATAAGGTCCCCGATAAGGTCCCCGATAATCTGACAGAAAACCAACAAAAGATCTTGAAACTTGTTGCACAAAACAAAACCGTTTCAATGTCGGAAATGGCTGAGAATATTGGTATATCAAAACGAAAAGTGTTAGACAATATCAACAAGCTGAAAAAAAACGGTATTCTCAAACGCATCGGCCCCGCTAAAGGCGGCCACTGGCAAGTAATTGACAGGCAAAAGGAATAA
- a CDS encoding four helix bundle protein has protein sequence MNFLSIAKGSNDEVRSQSYRVFDFNYINHDKLNELLEQTDKISKKISNFIQYLKKSNLKGPRFSD, from the coding sequence ATCAATTTTCTTTCCATTGCAAAAGGCTCAAATGACGAGGTAAGATCACAATCTTACAGAGTTTTCGATTTCAATTACATAAACCATGATAAACTGAATGAGCTACTCGAGCAAACCGATAAAATTTCAAAGAAAATCAGCAACTTCATACAATACCTCAAAAAATCAAACCTAAAAGGACCAAGATTCAGCGATTAA
- a CDS encoding GIY-YIG nuclease family protein, which yields MESFYFTYILESEKDGNKYTGYTKDLNLRFEQHVKGLVESTKDRRPLKLIYFEACLSQADALKREKYFKTHYGKMFLKNRLKSYFTG from the coding sequence ATGGAAAGTTTTTATTTCACATACATTCTCGAAAGCGAAAAAGATGGTAACAAGTATACTGGCTATACAAAAGATTTGAATTTACGATTTGAGCAGCATGTTAAAGGATTAGTAGAATCAACAAAAGATAGAAGACCACTTAAACTTATTTACTTTGAAGCATGCCTATCGCAGGCAGACGCTTTAAAAAGAGAGAAATATTTCAAAACTCATTATGGAAAAATGTTTCTAAAAAACCGTCTCAAATCGTATTTTACAGGTTAG
- a CDS encoding four helix bundle protein, with protein MKIKKFEELEIWQETRALSKMVYEITSIEPFSKDYKFRDQIRDAAGSVMDNT; from the coding sequence ATGAAGATCAAAAAATTTGAGGAGTTGGAAATTTGGCAGGAAACAAGGGCATTGTCCAAAATGGTTTATGAAATTACGAGTATTGAACCATTTTCAAAAGATTACAAATTTAGAGATCAGATAAGAGATGCAGCAGGCTCAGTGATGGACAACACTTGA
- a CDS encoding nucleotidyl transferase AbiEii/AbiGii toxin family protein has translation MQKDYFQNTLYPLQDKVLSVISGLPVDFYLTGGTVLSRVYLHHRYSDDLDFFVNDSKEFKIQMNHILEGFKNAALNFSVITLDEGFARLQVNEGIATLKLDFVNDVTFRCGSLVSTDLFLRTDNIENILSNKISALGRSAAKDLIDIIYICGIHAFYWEKIMADAQQKDIWANEVELARMMEQFPISKIDEISWIGSPPASAWISERLAIIIGDIITGKTNSLKE, from the coding sequence ATGCAAAAAGATTACTTTCAAAATACGCTTTATCCACTCCAGGATAAGGTATTATCCGTCATTTCAGGTTTACCTGTTGATTTTTATCTTACAGGGGGAACGGTGTTAAGCAGGGTTTATCTGCATCATCGCTATTCTGACGATCTCGATTTTTTTGTTAACGATTCCAAAGAGTTTAAAATTCAAATGAATCATATCCTGGAAGGATTCAAAAATGCAGCATTGAATTTTTCAGTGATAACCCTTGACGAAGGTTTTGCACGATTACAGGTTAATGAAGGCATTGCCACTTTAAAACTTGATTTTGTAAATGATGTTACCTTCCGATGTGGAAGTTTAGTTTCGACCGATCTGTTTCTTAGAACCGATAATATCGAAAACATTTTATCAAATAAAATTTCAGCGCTTGGAAGATCTGCTGCAAAAGACCTCATCGACATCATTTATATATGTGGTATTCATGCGTTTTATTGGGAGAAAATCATGGCTGATGCACAACAAAAAGATATTTGGGCCAACGAGGTCGAATTAGCGCGGATGATGGAGCAATTCCCAATAAGTAAAATTGATGAAATCAGCTGGATAGGCTCACCTCCTGCCAGCGCATGGATTTCAGAGAGATTAGCAATCATTATTGGAGATATTATCACAGGTAAGACGAATTCATTAAAAGAATAA
- a CDS encoding ArsR family transcriptional regulator has product MLQTLITSKTRLRLLLKFFLNSNTTSWLRDMESEFGESTNAIRSELMRLEDAGMLTSMVSGNKKMYRANTNHPLFGDIHQLLLKHTGIDQVIERIVNKIGGMTETYLIGAFAKGIDSPVIDILMVGNGIDRVYLLHLIEKAELFIQRKIRYVIVSPEEKEGYMTECPEAFLLWEKIQ; this is encoded by the coding sequence TTGCTTCAAACACTGATTACATCGAAAACACGTTTGCGGCTGCTGCTCAAGTTTTTCTTAAACAGCAACACCACTTCCTGGCTTCGCGACATGGAGTCAGAATTTGGTGAATCAACCAATGCCATCCGCTCCGAACTAATGCGGCTCGAAGATGCCGGGATGCTGACATCCATGGTTTCGGGCAACAAAAAGATGTACCGTGCCAACACCAATCACCCGCTTTTTGGCGACATACACCAACTGTTGCTCAAGCACACCGGAATTGACCAGGTGATCGAGCGGATTGTGAACAAGATCGGTGGGATGACCGAGACCTATCTCATCGGGGCTTTTGCCAAAGGCATCGACAGCCCGGTGATAGACATCCTGATGGTGGGCAATGGAATTGACCGCGTGTACCTGCTTCACCTGATCGAAAAAGCCGAGCTGTTCATCCAGCGTAAGATTCGCTATGTGATCGTAAGTCCTGAAGAAAAAGAAGGATATATGACAGAATGTCCCGAAGCTTTTTTGCTCTGGGAAAAAATTCAATAA
- the cysN gene encoding sulfate adenylyltransferase subunit CysN produces the protein MDIKSFLDQDQNKDLLRLLTAGSVDDGKSTLIGRLLFDSKKLYEDHLQALERDSKRVGHAGDGIDYALLLDGLKAEREQGITIDVAYRYFSTNKRKFIIADTPGHEQYTRNMVTGASTANLAIILIDARKGVITQTKRHTFIVSLLGIKHVVLAVNKMDLMGYSEEVFDRICSDYKKFITGLDIPDVNFIPLSALKGDNVVGISDKMPWYHGQSLLEFLEDVHVSSDHNFSDFRFPVQYVLRPSLDFRGFSARIASGIVRKGDVIKVLPSGQQSKVASIITSYGEKDLAFPPQSVTITLEDEIDISRGDMLVHPDNLPKIDRHFEAMLVWMDEKPMKPETQYYIKINTNTTKARIDNIRYRIDVNTLEKSSIERFSLNDIGRVVMTTNKPVFFDRYQRNHSTGAFVLIDPMTNNTSAVGMIIDELAKGDLATGITELDRKKIERGECLISLEDREKFYDQKGVTVWITGLHGSGKNVLAYHLEKRLFDDGATVVLLDGSTVRSGLSRELDHSDTDRTEHLRRVAHVARILNDQGIIVICSFISPDEQIRNQIAGIIGEERFHLIYMNADLQYSRKFRPDLYEKADAGLIFNIPGYDAKYEIPASPLFIFTPYDQEANCDTILNFLREKKIFPLK, from the coding sequence ATGGATATTAAATCTTTCCTCGACCAGGACCAAAACAAAGACCTCCTCCGCCTACTCACAGCAGGATCGGTGGATGATGGCAAGTCAACACTTATCGGAAGGTTGCTCTTCGATAGCAAGAAGCTGTACGAAGACCATTTACAGGCCCTCGAACGCGACAGCAAGCGTGTCGGACACGCCGGCGATGGCATTGATTACGCCCTTTTGCTCGACGGGCTGAAAGCCGAACGTGAACAGGGGATCACCATCGACGTGGCTTACCGCTACTTTTCGACCAACAAGCGGAAATTCATTATCGCCGACACACCCGGTCATGAACAATACACGCGTAACATGGTCACCGGTGCATCCACAGCCAACCTCGCCATTATTCTTATTGACGCCCGTAAAGGGGTCATCACCCAAACAAAACGGCATACTTTTATTGTGTCACTCCTCGGTATTAAGCATGTGGTGCTGGCCGTGAACAAGATGGACCTGATGGGTTACAGCGAAGAGGTATTTGACCGCATCTGCAGCGATTACAAGAAATTCATCACAGGGCTTGACATTCCGGATGTGAATTTCATCCCACTTTCAGCCCTCAAAGGAGATAATGTCGTCGGGATCAGCGATAAAATGCCATGGTATCACGGTCAGAGTCTGCTTGAATTTCTCGAAGATGTGCATGTAAGCAGCGACCACAATTTCAGCGATTTCCGTTTCCCGGTGCAATATGTGTTAAGGCCTTCACTCGATTTCAGAGGGTTCTCTGCAAGAATCGCCTCCGGAATCGTACGTAAGGGTGATGTTATTAAAGTGTTACCTTCGGGACAGCAAAGTAAAGTTGCTTCGATCATCACCAGTTACGGAGAAAAAGACCTGGCCTTTCCACCACAATCTGTTACAATTACACTCGAGGATGAGATTGATATCTCGAGGGGAGATATGCTTGTACATCCGGATAACCTGCCAAAAATCGACCGTCATTTCGAAGCCATGCTGGTGTGGATGGACGAAAAGCCAATGAAGCCGGAGACACAATATTACATTAAGATCAACACCAACACAACAAAAGCCAGGATTGACAATATCCGATACAGGATTGACGTGAACACGCTCGAAAAATCATCCATCGAGCGGTTTTCACTGAACGACATCGGGCGCGTTGTAATGACCACCAATAAGCCTGTGTTTTTCGACCGTTACCAGCGCAATCACAGTACCGGAGCTTTTGTCCTGATCGATCCGATGACCAATAATACAAGTGCCGTTGGGATGATCATTGATGAGTTGGCAAAAGGAGACCTCGCAACCGGAATCACTGAATTGGATCGTAAAAAAATTGAACGCGGAGAATGTCTGATATCACTGGAGGACAGGGAAAAGTTTTACGATCAGAAGGGAGTTACTGTCTGGATCACAGGACTGCATGGTTCCGGCAAAAATGTTCTTGCTTATCACCTCGAGAAACGGCTTTTCGACGATGGTGCTACGGTTGTCCTTCTCGACGGAAGCACAGTCAGGTCAGGGCTTTCACGCGAACTTGACCACTCCGACACCGACCGCACCGAACACCTGCGCCGTGTAGCACATGTAGCACGGATACTCAACGATCAGGGAATTATCGTCATCTGTTCTTTCATTTCACCTGACGAACAAATACGCAACCAGATTGCCGGCATCATCGGAGAAGAGCGTTTCCATCTCATCTACATGAATGCTGACCTCCAATACAGCCGTAAATTCCGCCCCGACCTCTATGAAAAAGCAGATGCCGGTCTGATCTTCAACATCCCCGGATACGACGCCAAATACGAAATCCCTGCATCACCCCTTTTCATATTCACACCCTATGACCAGGAGGCCAACTGCGACACAATATTGAATTTCCTGAGAGAAAAGAAGATTTTCCCTCTGAAGTAA
- a CDS encoding four helix bundle protein — protein sequence MESTESKKPVYDLEERTFQFAKAVRLMIKTLPKTIANIEDIKQLVKSSGSAGANYIEANESLSKKDFLVRVKISRKEIKESSYWLRLIDETNQLENDQEVKRLLREAVELKKIFSAIIEKSK from the coding sequence ATGGAAAGTACTGAAAGTAAAAAACCGGTTTACGATCTTGAAGAACGTACATTTCAATTTGCAAAAGCCGTGAGGTTAATGATTAAAACATTGCCTAAGACAATAGCAAACATTGAGGATATCAAACAGTTGGTGAAATCATCCGGATCAGCAGGTGCTAATTATATCGAAGCCAATGAATCGCTGAGCAAGAAAGATTTTCTTGTTAGGGTTAAAATCAGCAGAAAAGAAATTAAAGAATCATCTTATTGGTTGAGGCTCATTGATGAAACCAATCAATTGGAAAATGATCAGGAAGTTAAAAGATTGTTGAGAGAGGCCGTTGAGTTGAAAAAAATCTTCTCCGCTATTATTGAAAAATCAAAATAA